A DNA window from Ctenopharyngodon idella isolate HZGC_01 chromosome 10, HZGC01, whole genome shotgun sequence contains the following coding sequences:
- the LOC127521555 gene encoding receptor-transporting protein 2-like, translating into MASMLWESSLQANASELHGDTWHITINESIEPHKQACDWHQYISGSFARFKCSLCRRTWMSKRVQVVFHFHLDTARKHGTIKLRRFKQMCRRCNEAQMEDPNFPVENIDVLIGRLVEKIRVRCYKENLGEKNRPSVFEGRVNGPHESAHCEACRLGICSQAN; encoded by the exons ATGGCATCAATGTTGTGGGAAAGTTCTTTACAGGCGAATGCGAGTGAACTTCACGGGGACACATGGCACATTACAATCAATGAGTCTATTGAGCCACACAAACAAGCTTGTGATTGGCACCAATACATTTCTGGCTCCTTTGCAAG GTTCAAGTGTTCTCTTTGTAGAAGAACCTGGATGTCTAAAAGAGTGCAGGTAGTGTTCCATTTCCACTTGGACACAGCAAGGAAACATGGAACCATTAAACTGCGACGCTTCAAACAAATGTGCAGGAGGTGCAATGAAGCTCAGATGGAGGATCCAAATTTTCCAGTGGAAAACATTGATGTGCTGATTGGGAGACTAGTTGAAAAGATCCGTGTGAGATGCTACAAAGAAAACCTGGGTGAAAAGAACAGACCCTCAGTGTTCGAAGGCAGAGTTAATGGGCCGCATGAAAGTGCTCATTGTGAAGCCTGTCGGCTTGGCATCTGTAGTCAGGCCAACTGA